A genomic stretch from Clavelina lepadiformis chromosome 5, kaClaLepa1.1, whole genome shotgun sequence includes:
- the LOC143460593 gene encoding agrin-like isoform X2: MKMYCNLPGKNASLRTIQSRLWRLSLVAFCVFYLASVSVEGSRLTRAIMMSLSPPKNTNCVDSTIVEKNETSGIILTGTATQCDNLRAGTYKCTLQVWRFMKGKRLATNLVTLQKSPYPFYKNAFVDVYGMGNPTFCKTNVKKRDTRIFFLNRSNDRLVLADSLLRITLNNLENTQAVIEGQKIQEEPKEPRDPCLDVICGFGARCQATDGVANCICSPASCDFQDGDSGELLTPVCGSDDITYPNLCRLKAAQCQTQRRIRVVSESECGRDCLDKDRDSDECRLLTTTAPVIDETVCEAVSCGYSSVCQVVVGTDGSRAPSCVCPVCDEFRTSPVCGSDGTTYRTHCDLKRMSCFKTKDISIVRRSSCDPCEVFNETTLAFERLCSGICSFDDAGMPRCCDDVACDTEQVGEVCGSDGNTYESQCALTSFSCKTGRELSVIREGPCPAKKSMTKLTGSVGIEADDNCPGNCDPANEDFSDFIRTFEIDVNQKLQALSEEDIDAKTLGEFMVTEVRKGSVILLFSAFASTYSEPITMADDPDAGTRWINDRLFDEASGAITLTISENGLTTVEGRYPADNVIVEDVCLDLQCEHGAKCQIYANVTGIFPQCSCDSIGDAQKLDVSLACKLADDGQGRERKFVNMYAARRAMCESHTMFTFKDICREIPPDPCEDLGGCGEGEVCTVLNGIASCGCVVCGDEYKPVCTTDGQTFRSACEVHRQNCVSGGNLAIQKEGACESQCDDVKCWNGAQCETEAQGTVCVCPTACTDAYAPVCGSDCMTYDNECEMVVTACKNKLEITLAHNGPCDDQCVIGSDMEGSGKSDDDCECLYGGTCDNTIDDEDANCVCSFNCGSENTSEVCGSDGNTYMNECELKKTQCEMQEVLYIVSRGLCEVSCSDSKYGCCSDGLTPAKGFKKAGCPEKCKCNSYGSYGTTCDPVSKQCICRPGVGGMHCDRCRPGYWNFTAVAKGLIVGCMACRCHSDGSTRDDCDQMTGRCSCKDGVMGLKCTECISDGSWVTSNGCDHGGLSPDSATSCQDLSCRSGQECVQEAGVYVCRCPNLSSCENFNGESVCGTDGITYSDVCQMRVIACKKGADVSVAAEGSCKDALIHPDLVTTKVTTTRKPTAASMSSTKETTTVVNKSSKPPTKPATATMTTKTTTTTTKLDKSVSSSRLPPSVQPEPSAEPKPSAEPKPSAKPEPSAKPEPSAKPEPTAEPEPSAKPEPSAEPEPSAEPEPSAEPEPSAEPEPSTEPEPSAKPEPSAQPEPSAKPEPRPSTQKALSTQPALPTEPEPSAETKSFTITNPTMKVQPEPSSNTPSSSVQPNTNLPESSGDGLLVGDDEDYQGSGDNGDSDVTENVETTTSSVFVGSTSKEDVATPESAESPTELAMIFTGTGYFEDIDGTELVYTSDLEDSQSEIFQEYSNLIEGKIMEYVNDPLLQGKVKAVRVTQMTTEWWYSQLKTTFDVHLAPGTLAKEVQLALDSVSGGEHEFEITEAPGLNLFYRDRPFISIYDENESFDMDDAYSSRVLPDRDSSHFGMEMTPPVHDTPREYEEDLEWSTPQFGGASYLEFEKLPSSVFSAITITMSFRTFDAEGLLFFSAQRELNRDFISLAVKQGYVEFRFDTGSGPLRLRSRRPVDDGGWHKIVARRNRRDGMLMLDDDSGVQGTAPGRTAGLNLHITVYVGGYTFNMEERIRDQAGVNKGLTGCIRSLAVDEDKLLGAPTPSNCIGSSRIAECSWSPCFPNPCNNSADCFITRQGDRFTNKCQCKDKFEGARCEREVMEKKIDPCASNPCHPSANCSSATDQDGFNCICPPGRSDSLCSTVTHSPAYMPSFVGDSYIQRESLGSTVKSRMEIEVLFYCRQPDGLIFYNGQKKSGKGDFVALNLRDGHLEFLYNLGQGIATIRSTSPVTLGDWHLARVSRDMTRGEMSVDGGVPERGRSPGENFHLNVKLPLYLGGVPQYNKMLRSYGIRNGLDGALQKFTVNGMNIPLFVDNLTNTSYNVQPFNGHACYHNPCLNGGACLPNRAEYSCACAPGHVGESCEEESIDLLSDQVLRDQSESGVYFDGKAKAMYNNYVKSISRSLRHNAYQIRIRTKRPHGLLLMAGKARRTDRMSGDYLALAVTDGKVHLRYDLGSGPAHVISDDRIDNGEWTTINVERIDKEATLQVNNGLVQHVTSPGKTRKLNTDGFLWLGGIDYQPRGIGLYKSFFNSFVGCVSRFMIHEEEILLPEDALNSPDLPSCS; the protein is encoded by the exons GTCAGAAGATACAAGAAGAACCAAAAGAACCGAGAG ACCCGTGTCTCGATGTTATATGTGGATTCGGAGCCCGTTGCCAGGCAACCGATGGCGTCGCCAATTGCATTTGTTCTCCGGCATCATGTGACTTTCAAGATGGGGATTCAGGCGAGCTCCTGACTCCGGTTTGCGGATCCGACGACATCACTTATCCGAATCTTTGCCGGTTGAAAGCCGCCCAGTGCCAAACTCAGCGTCGCATAAGAGTCGTTTCAGAATCTGAATGCG GACGGGATTGTCTCGACAAAGATCGCGATTCAGATGAATGTAGACTCTTGACAACTACCG CCCCCGTAATCGACGAAACGGTTTGCGAGGCAGTATCGTGTGGgtattcaagtgtctgccaaGTCGTCGTTGGCACCGACGGATCGAGGGCGCCATCTTGTGTCTGCCCAGTATGCGATGAGTTCAGAACTTCTCCAGTTTGCGGAAGCGACGGAACGACTTATCGTACTCATTGCGACTTGAAGCGGATGTCTTGTTTCAAGACTAAGGACATCAGTATTGTGAGGAGGTCGTCCTGCG ATCCATGTGAAGTCTTCAACGAGACAACCCTAGCTTTTGAGCGTCTGTGTTCGGGAATATGTTCGTTTGACGACGCTGGCATGCCAAGATGTTGTGACGATGTGGCATGCGATACAGAGCAAGTTGGGGAAGTTTGTGGCAGCGATGGGAACACTTATGAATCACAATGCGCTCTTACGAG CTTTTCCTGCAAGACAGGACGAGAGCTTTCCGTGATTCGGGAAGGACCCTGCCCAGCTAAGAAAT CCATGACTAAGTTGACTGGTTCAGTTGGAATCGAAGCTGACGATAATTGCCCGGGCAACTGCGATCCTGCGAATGAAGACTTTAGTGACTTTATAAGGACATTTGAGATCGATGTCAACCAG AAATTACAAGCGCTAAGCGAGGAAGACATTGATGCCAAGACTCTTGGCGAATTTATGGTCACTGAAGTTCGAAAAGGAAGTGTCATATTGCTCTTCAG TGCATTTGCTTCCACTTACTCGGAGCCAATAACCATGGCTGATGATCCAGATGCTGGCACAAGGTGGATCAATGACAGGCTCTTTGACGAAGCATCGGGAGCGATTACTTTGACAATCAGTGAAAATGGGCTCACCACAGTTGAAGGGAGATATCCGGCTGACAATGTTATAGTAGAAG ATGTATGTTTGGACCTTCAATGCGAACACGGCGCAAAGTGCCAAATTTATGCAAACGTCACAGGTATTTTCCCGCAATGCTCTTGTGACAGTATTGGCGATGCCCAGAAGTTAGACGTGTCGTTAGCTTGTAAACTGGCTGATGACGGACAAGGAAGGGAAAGGAAATTCGTTAACATGTACGCTGCTAGGCGAGCAATGTGCGAGTCACATACTATGTTCACCTTCAAAGATATTTGCCGAG AAATTCCTCCAGACCCATGTGAGGATCTGGGTGGATGTGGAGAAGGAGAAGTCTGCACGGTTCTCAATGGCATCGCTTCTTGTGGGTGTGTCGTCTGTGGTGACGAATATAAGCCGGTTTGCACAACTGATGGACAAACGTTCAG gAGTGCGTGCGAAGTGCACAGACAGAACTGTGTTTCTGGTGGAAACCTGGCAATACAGAAAGAAGGAGCTTGTG AGAGCCAATGTGATGATGTGAAGTGCTGGAATGGTGCACAGTGTGAAACTGAAGCTCAGGGAACAGTATGCGTCTGTCCTACTGCC TGCACCGATGCATATGCCCCAGTCTGTGGTTCAGACTGCATGACATATGACAACGAATGTGAAATGGTGGTCACTGCTTGCAAGAATAAGTTGGAAATAACACTTGCCCATAATGGTCCCTGTG ACGATCAATGTGTGATTGGGTCAGACATGGAAGGTTCTGGAAAATCTGATGATGATTGTGAATGTTTATATGGTGGAACTTGTGACAACACAATTGACGATGAAGACGCAAACTGTGTTTGTTCATTCAACTGCGGATCAGA GAATACTTCTGAAGTTTGTGGTTCTGATGGAAATACATATATGAATGAATGTGAACTGAAGAAAACACAGTGTGAAATGCAAGAAGTGTTGTATATTGTTTCAAGGGGTCTATGTGAAG TATCATGCTCAGACAGCAAGTATGGATGCTGCTCAGATGGCCTGACTCCTGCTAAAGGTTTCAAAAAAGCTGGATGTCCAG AAAAGTGCAAGTGCAACTCTTACGGTTCCTACGGCACCACCTGTGACCCAGTAAGCAAGCAATGCATTTGTCGACCCGGTGTGGGTGGAATGCATTGCGATCGATGCAGACCAGGGTACTGGAACTTCACAGCAGTAGCTAAAGGGCTTATTGTTGGGTGCATGG CATGTCGTTGCCACTCTGATGGTTCAACCAGAGACGATTGCGATCAGATGACCGGACGTTGTAGTTGCAAAGATGGGGTGATGGGCTTAAAATGCACTGAGTGCATCTCCGATGGGTCATGGGTTACAAGCAATGGATGTGACCACGGTG GTCTCTCACCGGACTCAGCAACATCCTGCCAAGATCTCAGTTGTCGCTCAGGCCAGGAATGTGTGCAAGAGGCCGGAGTATATGTCTGTAGATGTCCAAACTTGTCATCTTGCGAAAACTTCAATGGGGAAAGT GTTTGTGGTACCGATGGTATTACATACTCCGATGTCTGCCAGATGAGAGTGATTGCTTGCAAAAAGGGCGCTGATGTCAGTGTTGCTGCTGAAGGATCCTGTAAAG ATGCTCTAATCCATCCAGATCTTGTGACAACTAAAGTAACCACAACTCGTAAACCCACAGCTGCTTCTATGTCGAGTACTAAAGAAACAACCACTGTTGTAAATAAATCGTCAAAACCACCCACTAAACCTGCAACAGCGACAATGACAACCAAAACAACAAccacaacaacaaagttaGATAAATCAGTATCATCTAGTCGTTTGCCACCATCTGTACAACCAGAACCATCCGCAGAACCGAAACCATCCGCTGAGCCGAAACCATCTGCAAAACCTGAACCATCTGCAAAACCTGAACCATCTGCAAAACCTGAACCAACCGCAGAACCAGAACCATCTGCAAAACCTGAACCATCTGCAGAACCAGAACCATCTGCAGAACCAGAACCATCTGCAGAACCAGAACCATCCGCAGAACCAGAACCATCCACAGAACCGGAACCATCTGCAAAACCTGAACCATCTGCACAACCAGAACCATCTGCAAAACCAGAACCAAGACCTTCCACGCAGAAAGCATTGTCTACACAGCCTGCACTACCTACTGAGCCCGAACCATCTGCAGAAACAAAGTCATTTACAATAACAAATCCAACCATGAAAGTTCAGCCAGAGCCATCCTCCAACACACCATCATCCTCTGTGCAACCGAATACAAATTTGCCCG AATCAAGTGGTGATGGTCTTTTGGTTGGAGATGACGAAGATTACCAAGGATCTGGTGATAATGGTGATAGTGACGTCACAGAAAAT GTTGAAACAACAACATCATCAGTGTTCGTGGGTTCTACATCTAAAGAAGATGTTGCTACACCAGAATCTGCAGAATCACCCACAGAac ttgcAATGATATTCACTGGAACTGGGTATTTTGAGGATATTGATGGGACAGAACTCGTCTACACTTCTGACCTTGAAGACAGCCAATCAGAAATTTTTCAAGAGTACagtaatttaattgaagggaAG ATAATGGAGTATGTCAATGACCCACTACTTCAGGGCAAAGTAAAGGCAGTGAGGGTGACACAGATGACCACAGAATGGTGGTACAGCCAGTTGAAAACAACCTTTGATGTTCATCTTGCTCCTGGCACCCTTGCTAAAGAGGTCCAGTTGGCTCTCGACTCTGTGTCCGGTGGAGAGCATGAGTTTGAGATTACAGAAGCACCAG GTCTAAACTTGTTTTACCGAGATCGgccatttatttcaatttatgaCGAAAATGAATCGTTTGATATGGATGATGCATACTCTTCCAGAGTCCTTCCAGACC GGGACAGTTCTCATTTTGGAATGGAAATGACACCCCCCGTCCATGACACCCCACGTGAATATGAAGAAG ATCTCGAATGGTCCACCCCACAGTTTGGAGGCGCATCATACTTGGAATTTGAAAAACTTCCGAGTAGCGTGTTCAGTGCAATCACAATAACAATGTCGTTCAGGACATTCGACGCTGAGGGTCTATTGTTTTTCTCGGCACAAAGAGAGCTGAATCGAGACTTCATCTCATTGGCAGTGAAGCAAGGTTATGTCGAGTTCAG GTTCGACACCGGTTCAGGTCCACTACGTCTCAGGAGTAGGAGACCAGTGGATGATGGTGGTTGGCACAAGATCGTTGCGAGGAGGAACAGAAGAGACGGGATGCTGATG CTTGATGATGACAGTGGAGTTCAAGGTACTGCTCCAGGTAGAACCGCTGGCCTCAACCTTCACATCACCGTTTACGTTGGAGGCTATACTTTCAACATGGAGGAAAG AATTAGAGACCAGGCTGGTGTTAACAAAGGCCTCACAGGTTGTATCCGTTCTCTTGCTGTCGATGAAGACAAACTTCTTGGTGCACCAACGCCCAGCAATTGCATAGGTTCTAGCAG GATCGCAGAATGTAGTTGGTCACCGTGTTTCCCGAATCCGTGTAACAACTCAGCAGATTGCTTTATTACGAGGCAGGGAGATAGATTCACCAACAAATGTCAATGCAAAGACAAATTTGAAG GAGCTCGTTGCGAAAGAGAAGTCATGGAGAAGAAGATCGATCCATGCGCATCCAATCCATGTCACCCTTCAGCAAACTGCTCGTCAGCTACGGACCAAGATGGTTTCAACTGTATCTGTCCGCCCGGTAGATCAGACTCTCTCTGCAGCACCG TTACTCATAGTCCCGCCTATATGCCTTCATTTGTTGGGGATTCCTACATCCAGCGCGAATCTCTGGGATCCACTGTGAAGAGCAGGATGGAAATTGAAGTTTTATTCTATTGCAGACAACCGGATG GCCTAATATTCTACAATGGACAGAAGAAATCAGGCAAAGGGGATTTTGTTGCACTTAATCTGCGAGATGGTCATTTAGAATTTCTGTATAACTTAGGACAGGGCATAGCAACGATCAG AAGTACGAGCCCAGTGACGCTTGGCGACTGGCATCTGGCGAGGGTGTCTCGTGACATGACGCGAGGAGAGATGTCTGTCGACGGGGGAGTCCCCGAACGAGGAAGATCTCCG ggagaaaattttcatttgaatGTCAAGTTGCCTCTTTATTTGGGGGGAGTCCCGCAGTACAACAAAATGCTGCGTTCCTATGGAATCAGGAATGGATTGGATGGTGCTTTGCAGAAG TTTACAGTCAACGGTATGAATATCCCACTCTTCGTCGATAATCTCACCAACACTTCGTATAACGTGCAACCGTTCAACGGACACGCGTGCTACCACAACCCGTGTTTGAATGGTGGAGCATGCTTGCCAAACAGGGCCGAATACTCGTGCGCATGCGCCCCGGGCCATGTGGGAGAAAGTTGCGAAGAAG AATCAATCGATCTTCTGTCTGATCAAGTCTTACGAGACCAATCGGAATCCGGCGTCTATTTTGACGGCAAAGCCAAGGCCATGTACAACAACTACGTCAAGTCTAT CTCGCGTTCATTACGCCACAATGCGTATCAGATCCGCATAAGGACCAAGCGGCCTCATGGTTTGCTGTTGATGGCGGGGAAGGCAAGAAGAACTGACAGAATGTCAGGAGATTACCTGGCACTGGCCGTCACCGACGGAAAAGTCCATTTGCGCTATGACCTGGGCTCCGGTCCTGCCCACGTGATTTCAGACGATAGAATAGATAACGGAGAGTGGACTACCATTAATGTAGAGAG GATTGACAAAGAAGCCACTCTTCAAGTAAACAACGGTCTCGTCCAACACGTGACCTCGCCAggtaaaacaagaaaattaaacACAGACGGCTTTCTCTGGCTTG GAGGAATCGATTATCAGCCGCGGGGAATTGGGTTGTACAAATCCTTCTTCAACTCGTTTGTGGGATGCGTTTCTCGCTTCATGATCCACGAGGAAGAAATCCTGCTGCCAGAGGATGCGCTCAACTCCCCAGATCTTCCATCTTGCTCATGA